The proteins below come from a single Eriocheir sinensis breed Jianghai 21 chromosome 11, ASM2467909v1, whole genome shotgun sequence genomic window:
- the LOC126996996 gene encoding esterase E4-like isoform X1: MAPWHCAGPPSRPWAVLLVVGVVLVGGGAGVTWEKKGGGSNVTQEPLPSKEQPRGARILTDNSFSCTRFPPPSSSSSSSTATGREQQEKVRRPVELSTSLGVIAGVQELTEQPSRPFFSFRGIPFAEPPVGRLRWTEPKETSGQWTGGYLDATQYRPFCPQFDPDARQVLGQEDCLYLNVHTPLLPNRTPTKLPVLVFLHGGGYLMGAASALGPHKLLKEDVILVTVNYRLGALGFLSTRDSTLPGNYGALDQIAALKWIRSYIAQFGGDPTRVTLGGFSSGASLVHLHLLSPLSKDLFTSAIMMSGSANCMWSVASYPEDAAYDLASDLDCSSTTVYNMKECLLDKTVEEIVRAQACKHRYVYWPMLYRPVVDAGFRDNPFLPEPVENLMTRPPQRPAVPLLLGGVPKEGLLYALTALVFSEGGRSAGELYDEAALYTVESLWPNTSTAADVAEIAASFYYSSHARRDLNVLAEEMTEAFTDLLYTSCIWDAAQHYAANARTPVYTYLMEHHDPASPSYTAPLFLPAEGAGVGRTALLSGASHGDDLALLFSLPYRLGSPGPRDLQMSMLLTGMWAAFVQTGSPHGRDTRPLPPWEPLSPGEPVLYYRLSFTPAMSFTPFRNKEQNLWRQTLRHVDSSSEVSYAFTVATWVLLALVVLLLVVVVVVCVSVWVVRRQDQYPSGSLTLRQRISRNPSITTYNG; the protein is encoded by the exons ATGGCACCTTGGCACTGCGCAGGCCCCCCCTCGAGACCCTGGgcggtgctgctggtggtgggggtggttctggtgggcgggggggcgggggtgacgtgggagaagaagggaggggggtctAACGTCACTCAAGAGCCTCTACCTAGCAAGGAGCAGCCCCGAGGTGCGAGAATTCTAACAG ACAACTCATTCTCCTGTACccgcttccctcctccctcctcctcctcctcttcatccactgcTACAGGCAGGGAGCAGCAGGAGAAGGTGAGGCGCCCGGTCGAGCTCTCCACCAGCCTGGGCGTGATCGCGGGGGTACAGGAGCTCACGGAACAACCCTCAAggcccttcttctccttcag GGGCATTCCGTTCGCCGAGCCTCCCGTGGGAAGGCTGAGGTGGACGGAGCCGAAGGAAACCAGTGGGCAGTGGACCGGTGGCTACCTGGACGCCACCCAGTACCGCCCCTTTTGTCCCCAGTTCGACCCCGACGCCCGGCAAGTGTTGGGCCAGGAGGATTGTCTCTATCTCAATGTGCATACCCCACTTCTGCcta ATAGGACGCCCACGAAGCTCCCGGTGCTGGTTTTCCTTCATGGCGGCGGCTACCTGATGGGCGCTGCCTCTGCCCTGGGCCCCCACAAGCTGCTGAAAGAGGATGTCATTCTGGTAACAGTGAACTACAGACTTGGAGCGCTTG gATTTCTCAGCACGCGGGACTCCACACTGCCAGGGAACTACGGAGCATTGGATCAGATAGCGGCGCTGAAATGGATTCGATCCTACATTGCCCAGTTCGGAGGCGATCCAACCCGAGTCACTCTGGGTGGGTTCTCCTCCGGCGCCTCCCtcgtccacctccacctcctgtcCCCTCTTTCGAAAG ACCTCTTCACAAGCGCCATAATGATGAGTGGATCTGCCAACTGCATGTGGTCGGTGGCTTCCTACCCCGAAGACGCTGCTTACGATCTGGCGAGCGACCTTGACTGCTCTTCGACCACGGTGTACAACATGAAGGAGTGCCTCTTGGATAAAACGGTCGAGGAGATCGTGCGCGCCCAGGCCTGCAAGCAT CGTTACGTGTACTGGCCCATGCTGTATCGCCCCGTGGTGGACGCCGGATTTCGCGACAACCCCTTCCTGCCTGAGCCCGTGGAAAATCTGATGACCCGCCCCCCGCAGCGCCCAGCCGTGCCCCTCCTGCTGGGTGGGGTGCCGAAAGAGGGTCTGCTGTACGCCCTCA CCGCACTAGTCTTTTCCGAGGGAGGCAGGAGTGCGGGGGAGCTTTATGACGAGGCTGCCCTTTACACGGTGGAGTCCCTTTGGCCAAACACCTCCACTGCTGCTGACGTGGCCGAGATCGCCGCGTCCTTCTATTACTCCAGCCACGCCCGACGCGACCTCAACGTGCTGGCGGAGGAGATGACGGAG GCCTTCACCGATCTACTGTATACCTCATGCATCTGGGACGCCGCCCAACACTACGCTGCCAACGCCCGGACGCCCGTCTACAC GTACTTAATGGAGCACCACGACCCCGCCTCGCCCTCCTACACGGCGCCGCTCTTCCTACCTGCCGAGGGCGCTGGCGTGGGGCGGACGGCGCTACTCTCGGGGGCCTCGCACGGGGATGACCTCGCCCTGCTCTTCTCGCTGCCCTACCGCTTGGGATCCCCGGGCCCCCGTGACCTCCAGATGTCCATGCTACTGACCGGGATGTGGGCGGCCTTCGTGCAAACAGG ATCCCCCCACGGAAGGGACACCCGCCCGCTGCCGCCCTGGGAACCCCTGAGCCCCGGCGAGCCCGTCCTCTACTACAGGCTATCCTTCACCCCCGCCATGTCCTTCACGCCCTTCAGGAACAAG GAGCAGAACTTGTGGCGTCAAACTTTACGTCATGTGGATTCAAGCTCCGAGGTGTCGTATGCATTTACTGTGGCGACGTGGGTGCTGCTGGCCCTGGTAGTGctgctcctggtggtggtggtcgtggtgtgcgtgagtgtgtgggtggTGCGGAGACAGGACCAGTACCCCAGTGGCTCCCTGACCCTCCGACAAAGGATTTCCCGCAACCCTTCCATCACGACCTATAATGGCTGA
- the LOC126996996 gene encoding esterase E4-like isoform X2 — protein sequence MAPWHCAGPPSRPWAVLLVVGVVLVGGGAGVTWEKKGGGSNVTQEPLPSKEQPRGARILTGREQQEKVRRPVELSTSLGVIAGVQELTEQPSRPFFSFRGIPFAEPPVGRLRWTEPKETSGQWTGGYLDATQYRPFCPQFDPDARQVLGQEDCLYLNVHTPLLPNRTPTKLPVLVFLHGGGYLMGAASALGPHKLLKEDVILVTVNYRLGALGFLSTRDSTLPGNYGALDQIAALKWIRSYIAQFGGDPTRVTLGGFSSGASLVHLHLLSPLSKDLFTSAIMMSGSANCMWSVASYPEDAAYDLASDLDCSSTTVYNMKECLLDKTVEEIVRAQACKHRYVYWPMLYRPVVDAGFRDNPFLPEPVENLMTRPPQRPAVPLLLGGVPKEGLLYALTALVFSEGGRSAGELYDEAALYTVESLWPNTSTAADVAEIAASFYYSSHARRDLNVLAEEMTEAFTDLLYTSCIWDAAQHYAANARTPVYTYLMEHHDPASPSYTAPLFLPAEGAGVGRTALLSGASHGDDLALLFSLPYRLGSPGPRDLQMSMLLTGMWAAFVQTGSPHGRDTRPLPPWEPLSPGEPVLYYRLSFTPAMSFTPFRNKEQNLWRQTLRHVDSSSEVSYAFTVATWVLLALVVLLLVVVVVVCVSVWVVRRQDQYPSGSLTLRQRISRNPSITTYNG from the exons ATGGCACCTTGGCACTGCGCAGGCCCCCCCTCGAGACCCTGGgcggtgctgctggtggtgggggtggttctggtgggcgggggggcgggggtgacgtgggagaagaagggaggggggtctAACGTCACTCAAGAGCCTCTACCTAGCAAGGAGCAGCCCCGAGGTGCGAGAATTCTAACAG GCAGGGAGCAGCAGGAGAAGGTGAGGCGCCCGGTCGAGCTCTCCACCAGCCTGGGCGTGATCGCGGGGGTACAGGAGCTCACGGAACAACCCTCAAggcccttcttctccttcag GGGCATTCCGTTCGCCGAGCCTCCCGTGGGAAGGCTGAGGTGGACGGAGCCGAAGGAAACCAGTGGGCAGTGGACCGGTGGCTACCTGGACGCCACCCAGTACCGCCCCTTTTGTCCCCAGTTCGACCCCGACGCCCGGCAAGTGTTGGGCCAGGAGGATTGTCTCTATCTCAATGTGCATACCCCACTTCTGCcta ATAGGACGCCCACGAAGCTCCCGGTGCTGGTTTTCCTTCATGGCGGCGGCTACCTGATGGGCGCTGCCTCTGCCCTGGGCCCCCACAAGCTGCTGAAAGAGGATGTCATTCTGGTAACAGTGAACTACAGACTTGGAGCGCTTG gATTTCTCAGCACGCGGGACTCCACACTGCCAGGGAACTACGGAGCATTGGATCAGATAGCGGCGCTGAAATGGATTCGATCCTACATTGCCCAGTTCGGAGGCGATCCAACCCGAGTCACTCTGGGTGGGTTCTCCTCCGGCGCCTCCCtcgtccacctccacctcctgtcCCCTCTTTCGAAAG ACCTCTTCACAAGCGCCATAATGATGAGTGGATCTGCCAACTGCATGTGGTCGGTGGCTTCCTACCCCGAAGACGCTGCTTACGATCTGGCGAGCGACCTTGACTGCTCTTCGACCACGGTGTACAACATGAAGGAGTGCCTCTTGGATAAAACGGTCGAGGAGATCGTGCGCGCCCAGGCCTGCAAGCAT CGTTACGTGTACTGGCCCATGCTGTATCGCCCCGTGGTGGACGCCGGATTTCGCGACAACCCCTTCCTGCCTGAGCCCGTGGAAAATCTGATGACCCGCCCCCCGCAGCGCCCAGCCGTGCCCCTCCTGCTGGGTGGGGTGCCGAAAGAGGGTCTGCTGTACGCCCTCA CCGCACTAGTCTTTTCCGAGGGAGGCAGGAGTGCGGGGGAGCTTTATGACGAGGCTGCCCTTTACACGGTGGAGTCCCTTTGGCCAAACACCTCCACTGCTGCTGACGTGGCCGAGATCGCCGCGTCCTTCTATTACTCCAGCCACGCCCGACGCGACCTCAACGTGCTGGCGGAGGAGATGACGGAG GCCTTCACCGATCTACTGTATACCTCATGCATCTGGGACGCCGCCCAACACTACGCTGCCAACGCCCGGACGCCCGTCTACAC GTACTTAATGGAGCACCACGACCCCGCCTCGCCCTCCTACACGGCGCCGCTCTTCCTACCTGCCGAGGGCGCTGGCGTGGGGCGGACGGCGCTACTCTCGGGGGCCTCGCACGGGGATGACCTCGCCCTGCTCTTCTCGCTGCCCTACCGCTTGGGATCCCCGGGCCCCCGTGACCTCCAGATGTCCATGCTACTGACCGGGATGTGGGCGGCCTTCGTGCAAACAGG ATCCCCCCACGGAAGGGACACCCGCCCGCTGCCGCCCTGGGAACCCCTGAGCCCCGGCGAGCCCGTCCTCTACTACAGGCTATCCTTCACCCCCGCCATGTCCTTCACGCCCTTCAGGAACAAG GAGCAGAACTTGTGGCGTCAAACTTTACGTCATGTGGATTCAAGCTCCGAGGTGTCGTATGCATTTACTGTGGCGACGTGGGTGCTGCTGGCCCTGGTAGTGctgctcctggtggtggtggtcgtggtgtgcgtgagtgtgtgggtggTGCGGAGACAGGACCAGTACCCCAGTGGCTCCCTGACCCTCCGACAAAGGATTTCCCGCAACCCTTCCATCACGACCTATAATGGCTGA